CGCACCCGGCCCGCAGCGGACCCGCCACCGGAAAATGTCACCCGTCCATTGTGCCGCCTGGGTACGTCAGTGCCCGCATGAACCAAACCGGACCCGGCATCGTGACGAATATCTGACATGTGGACTCTTGCGCTGGTCGGCTTCCTCGGCGGCGTGGTCACCGGAATATCGCCATGCATCCTGCCGGTGCTGCCGGTGATCCTGCTCTCCGGCGCGAACCGAACCGTCGCCGAACCCGAATCGGGAAGCGGCGTCACGGTGACCACCCGGCCGACCCGGTCGGAAACGCTGCGCCCCTATCGGGTGATCGGCGGTCTGGTGCTCAGCTTCAGCGTGGTCACCCTGATCGGCTCGGCGCTGCTGTCGGCGCTGCACCTGCCGCAGGACGCGATCCGCTGGGTCGCGCTGGCCGCGCTGGTGGCGATCGGCCTCGGACTGATCTTCCCGCGGTTCGAACAGGTGCTGGAGAAGCCGTTCGCCCGCCTGCCGCAGCGCCAGATCTCCTTGCGGGGCAACGGCTTCGGTCTGGGCCTGGCGCTGGGGGTGCTCTACGTCCCGTGCGCGGGGCCGGTGCTGGCCGCGATCGTGGTGGCCGGCGCGACCGCACACATCGGCGCCCCGACCGTGGTGCTCACCGCCGCGTTCGCGCTCGGCAACGCGCTGCCGTTGCTGTTCTTCGCGCTGGCCGGTCAGCGGATCGCCCAGCGGGTGAACGCGTTTCGGCGGCGTCAGCGCGAAATCCGGGTGGTCGCCGGCATCGTGGCGCTGCTGCTGGCGGTGGCGCTGGTGTTCGACCTACCGGCCGCGCTGCAGCGGGCCATTCCCGACTACACCGGCTCGCTGCAACGCAGCGTCGGCGACTCGACCGCACTGCGGGACGGCCTCGGGCATCGACCGAGGGATCCCAACGCCCGACTGTCCGGCTGCAGCAATGTCGACACCCGACTGCAGGACTGCGGGCCCGCACCTGATCTCAAGGGGATCACCGGGTGGCTGAACACACCCGGCGGTGCACCCGTGACGCTGAGTTCGTTGCGCGGCAAGGTGGTGCTCGTCGACTTCTGGGCGTACTCGTGCATCAACTGCCAGCGGGCCATCCCGCACGTCGTCGGCTGGTATGAGGCCTACCGGGACGACGGCCTGGTGGTCATCGGGGTGCACACACCGGAATACGCGTTCGAGAAGGTGCCGCAGAACGTCGCCAAGGGTGCCGCGGACCTGGGCATCAAATACCCGGTCGCGCTGGACAACAGCTTCTCGACCTGGACGAACTATCAGAACATGTACTGGCCGGCCGAGTACCTGATCGACGCCGACGGCACGGTCCGGCACGTCAAGTTCGGCGAGGGCGAGTACGACGTCACCGAACGGCTGATCCGGCAACTCCTGGCCGATGCCAAACCGGGCGTCGCCCTGCCGCCGCCGGTGGACGCGCCCGACCTCACCCCGACCGGCCTGCTGACGTCCGAGACCTACTTCGCCGTCGGCAAAGCGGACAACTACGGCGGCGGCGGGCACTACGACGAGGGGTCGGCGACCTTCGAGTATCCGCCGACCCTGGCGCCGGACCGCTTCGCGTTGCGCGGCCGCTGGACGCTGGACCACCAGGGCGCCACCGCCGACGGCGACGACTCGGCCATCAAGCTGAACTACCACGCCAAGAACGTCTTCGTCGTCGTCGGCGGCACCGGCACCCTCACCGTGACCCGCGACGGGACATCCACGACGATGCCGGTGAGCGGGCCCCCGAACAACCGCCAGATCGTCGCCGACGACCAGCAGACGTCGGCCACCGTCGAGGTGCGGCCCAGCAAGGGACTGCAGGTCTTCTCCTTCACTTTCGGCTGAATTGCCGTCCGGCACCCGGCCCGCTCCGAATCACTGACGGGATGTCAGCGGGGTGGCACCAGCCATCCCGGCACGCACAAGGAGGAGCACAATGAAATTGCAAAAAATCAACGGCGACAACACTTTTCGCGGCTGCACTGGCGGCAGGCGCGGTGGCCGTCGCCCCGACCGCCGCGGCCGGTGACCTGGTGGGTCCGGGCTGCGCGAACTATGCGGCGATGAATCCGTCGGGTCCGGCGTCGGTGCAGGGCATGTCCGGGGTGCCCGTCACCGAGGCCGCGGCGAACAACCCGATGCTGACCATGCTGACGGCGGCGTTGTCGGGCCAGCTCAACCCGCAGGTGAACCTGGTCGACACCCTCAACAGCGGTCAGTACACGGTGTTCGCGCCCACCGACGCCGCCTTCAACAAGCTGCCGCCGGCCACCGTGGATCAGCTCAAGACCGACTCGGGCCTGCTGACCAGCATCCTGACCTACCACGTGGTGCCGGGCCAGACCAGCCCGAACATGGTCGCCGGCACCCACAAGACGCTGCAGGGCGCCAACCTGACCGTCACCGGGCAGGGCAACAACATCCGGGTCAACAACGCCGGCTTGGTGTGCGGCGGGGTCACGACGGCCAATGCAACGGTCTACATGATCGACACGGTGCTGATGCCGCCGTCATAGGACCTGCCCTGCGGCGGACGGCCTGTGCCAGAATGTCAGGGTCTCAAGTCCAGTCCGACCGGAGGGATCGCCGTGGCCAGTACTGAGGTGGAGCCGTTCGCCGGCGTCGACGAAGCTGAGGTGCCGTCCGCGCGGTGGGGCTGGAGCAGGATCAACTACCGCACCTGGTACGGCGTCGGCGCGTTCATCTTCGTTCTGCTGCTGGCGTTTCTGCGCGGCAACCACGTGGGCCACGTCGAGGACATCTTCTGCGTCGGCTTCGCCGCGCTGGTGCTGTTCATCCTGGTGCGCGACATCTGGGGCCGCCGCCGCGGCTGGCTCAGGTAGCGGACTGCCGGGTCAGCTCGCCCGCCGGGTCCCGGTGCAGATGGACCTCGCCCGAACCGGTGCGCACGTGCAGTGCCAGGGTTTCGTCGTCGGGTTCGGGGCCGTCCGCCGGCTGTAAGTGGTTGGTGACGGCGCCCGACCCGGCGACGATGTCCATCCGCACCGCGGTGCCGTCGGGAACGCCGACCGCGACCGCGCCGCTGCCGGTGTGGGCCGAGACGCTGCCGCGCACCGCGGCTTCGACGATCACCGAGCCCGAGGCGGTGCGTGCCTTGAGGTTGCCGCGCAAGGTGTCGACGGACACCGAACCGCTGGCGGAGGAGAACTTCACGTCGCCGTCGAGGTCGTGCACCCGCAGCGTGCCCGACGCCGTGGCCAGCGAGGCGTACCCCACGACCGAACGCACGGTGACCGAGCCGGACGAGCTGGCGGCCTTGATCCGTCCGGTCACGGTGTCGATCTCGGCGTCGCCGCCGGCCGCACTGATGCGGACGTCGGCGAACTCCCCTTCGGCGCGCAGGGACGCCGAGCCCAACTCGGCATGGATGCGAGACTGCGACGGCAGCTCGATCTCGATCTCGACGGCCCCGGTGCGGGGCATACCTCGCTTGGCCGCGGCCACCGTCAGTTTGCGCTCGTCGCGCAGATCTACGCGGAGTTGCTCGGCCGCGCGGACGTCGGATTCCCGGGTCTGGTCGTGCGGGCGAACCTGGACGACGGTGTCGGCGCGGTCGGCGGCGACCAGGCGCACCGATCCCGCACCGACCGTGACGCGAACGCTGATCGGCTCGGGCGTGGCGAATGTCGGCATTGGCGATCTCCTTCGATGGCGGTTCAGCGCACCCAGCCGGTTACCCGGTGAGAGTTCTTGCGCGCGTGGTGATTTGGTCCCTGGCTTGCTTTGGCGGCGACTCGCACCAGCCAGCCGTTGAGCGAGGTGCCGTCGCGCCGGGCCGCCGCCTCCACGGGCGCGCGCAGCCCCTCCGGCAGCCGCAGCGTGATCCGCCAGGTGGCGCCGCCGTCCTCGTCGTAGACGAGCGGCTCTGCCGGTTCGGCTGAGTCGTCGGGCACGTCGACGACGAATTCGGGGTCGCGGCCGCGCAGCCGGACCTCGACGGAACCGGATCCCAACTCGCCGCTGATCTCCTCGGTGGCCGAGGACAGCGCTTCCAACAGCGCCAGCCGCAGCGCCGAGTCCAGCGGTGCGCTCAGCCGCTCGGCCAGTTGCTGCGCATCGGGCCCGGCGGCGGCGGCCGCCAGCGTGAGTTCGTGACGGACGACGTCGACGTATGGCTGCAAATCCATAACGTCATGATGACACCATTGTGGTGTCATCTGCAAGTGGGATGGTGTCACGACGATGTCGCCGGTACCGCACCGCGGCCAGCGCGCCGACCGCCACCAGCACCACCCCGGCCAGCCACGGCCACGCCCCGTGCTGGTGCACCCAGCCCGCCAGCTGACCCTGCACCCGGCCCGCGGCGGCGATCACCGCGTCGTCGGGATTTCCGTTCGCGGTGAACAGTCGCACCTCGTAGAGCCCGTAGTAGCCGACGTAGAGCCCCACCACCACCAGCAACCCGCCGCCCACCCGGTTGACGAACGGCAGCACCCGCCGCAGCCGGCCCAGCAGCGCCGAACTCGCGGTCGCCACCCCGACCGCCAGCGCCCCGACCACCAGGGTCAAACCCCGACGTAGGCGGCGTAGACCGCCGCGCCGGCCAGCGCCGAACCCGTCCGCAGCGCGGCGCCGGTAACCGCCAGAAACGGGCCGACGGTGCACGACAGCGATGCCAGCGCATAGCTGATCCCGTAGCCGTACATCGAACCCAGCCGCATGGTTGGCGCCCAGCGCGGCCCCAGCGGCCGGACGGAGACGAGTTCGCGGCCCGCCAACAGCCAACCGCCGAGCCCGATCAACACGACGCCGACCAGCACCGTCGCGTACGGCAGGTAGCGCTGCACGGTGGCGGCCGCCGAGATGGTCAGCGCGCCGAACACGCCGAACACCGTCACGAAACCGAGCGCCATGCCCAGCGTGGCGGCCAGCGCCCGCCCGACCGCGACCAGCGGCGTCCTGGTCGCACCGGCGCCGCGCACCACCAGCACCAGGTAGGCGGGCAGCATCGCAAACCCGCACGGGTTGACCGCGGCCACCAGTCCGGCGGCGAAAGCCAAGCCGATCAGAGACTGGTTCACCCGGTCACGACGTCAGCGCGGCGACCCGGCCGGACAACTCCTGCTGGGACATCGCCGAGGTGGTGTTGTTGACGAACGTCGACGAGCCGTCCGGGCGGTAGAACACCCACGCCGGCTGCCAGGGCACCCCGTAACGGGCCCAGATCGCGCCGTCGGCGTCGTTGAGGTTGGTGAAGTTCAGGCCATACTTGGAGACGAAGCCCTGCATCTGCCCGACGTCGGAGTGCGCCGCGATGCCGACGAAACTCACCGCGGGGTGAGCGGCGGCGACCTGGGCCAGCGCCGGCGCCTCGGCGTTGCAGAACGGGCAGAACGGCGTCCAGAACCACAACACCGCGGGCTTGCCCTGCAGACTGGCGCCGTCGAACGGGGCACCGGACAGGGTGGTTCCAGTGAAGTTCAGGCGGTCGTCGGCGGCGAGGGCGCGGGGCGCCGAGACGACACCGGTGAGCAGGATCAGGGCGACAAGAGCGGCGACCGGCAGCTTGACCGGGCGCAAGAGACGACGAATCATGATGGGACCTTTTCGTTAGGCGGTTGCCTGGAGTCACGGTTTACCCACACCCGTGGTTCACCAAGCGCTCAACCTTCGGCGGCCAGCTGCCCACACGCCGCACTGATCTCCCGACCGCGGGTGTCCCGCACAGTACACGAAACACCTTGTGCGCGAACACGTTTGACAAACTCACGCTCTACCGGTTTGGGGCTGGCGTCCCATTGGCTGCCCGGCGTCGGGTTGAGCGGAATGAGGTTGACGTGTACCAGCGGACCCAGCGCGCGGTGCAGCCGCTTGCCCAGCAGGTCGGCCCGCCACGGCTGGTCGTTGACGTCCCGGATCAGCGCGTACTCGATGGACACCCGACGGCCGGTCACCTCGGCGTAGTAGCGGGCGGCGTCCAGCACCTCGCTGACCTTCCATCTGTTGTTGACCGGAACCAGGGTGTCCCGCAATTCGTCGTCGGGGGTGTGCAACGACAACGCCAGCGTCACGCCGAGCCGTTCGTCGGCCAGCTTTCGTATCGCCGGGGCCAGACCCACCGTCGACACCGTCACCGAACGCGCCGAAATCCCGAACCCAGACGGCGGCGCCTGAATGATGCCGCGCACCGCCGCCACCACCCGGGCGTAGTTGGCCAGCGGCTCGCCCATCCCCATGAACACCACATTGGACAGCCGCTGGGGATCCGGGCCGAAGCCGTCGCGCAGCGCCACGGCCGCGGCACGCACCTGCTCGAGGATCTCGGCGGTGGACAGGTTACGGGTCAGCCCGCCCTGACCGGTGGCACAGAACGGGCAGGCCATGCCGCAGCCGGCCTGCGAGGAGATGCACACCGTGTTGCGCTGCGGATAACGCATCAGCACCGACTCGACGGTGGCGCCGTCGACGCAGCGCCACAACGTTTTCCGGGTTTCACCGGCGTCGCAGGTGACCTCGCGCACTGGCGTCAGCAGCGTCGGGAAGATGCTCGTGGCGACCTGCTCGCGCACCGCCGCCGGCAGGTCAGTCATCTGGCGGGGATCGGCGATCAGTCGCCCGAAGTACTGGTTGGCCAGCTGCTTGGCCCGAAACGCCGGCAACCCCAACTCGGCGACCGCGGCCGCGCGGCCGGCCGCGTCGAGGTCGGCCAGGTGGCGCGGCGGTCGCCGAATCGAGCCGCGCCGCGGCGGCTCCTCGAACACCAACTGCTGGACCATGACCAGTCCAGTATCAGGGCAACAGCGTCAGAACCGCCCACGCGGCCACCGATGACGGCAGGATGCCGTCCAGCCGATCCATCAGACCGCCGTGGCCGGGCAGCAACCGGCCCATGTCCTTGATGCCCAGATCGCGCTTCACCTGCGACTCGATCAGGTCACCGAGGGTGGTGGTGAGCACGAAGAGCAGACCGAGCAGGGCGCCCACCCACGGCGGCTGGCCGGCCAGGAACGTCGCGGTCAGGATGGTCGCGGTGATGCCGAAGACCAGCGAGCCGGCGAAACCCTCCCACGACTTCTTCGGGCTGATCTTGGGCACCATCGGATGCTTGCCGAACAACGCACCGATCGCGTAGCCGCCGGTGTCGGAGCACACCACCGCGATCATCATGCAGAACACCCGCGCCGGCCCGTGCTGCGGGTCGTAGACCAGCATCGCGGCGAACGAGCCGAACAGCGGCACCCAGGCGCACAGGAAGACGGTCGCCGACACGTCGCGCAGGTAATTGCTCGGCGGCGGTGCGCCCTCGACGTTGTCGGCTTCGCGGTTGTCCTGCATGAACAACCGCCAGATCATGCAGACCACCACCACGCCGCCGAACCCGGCCGCCGCCCCCTCGGCGCCGTACGGCCAGGTCAGCCACACCGTCACCTGCCCGCCGACCAGCAGCGGGATCACCGGGATCAGATAGCCGGCCTCGCGCAGCCGGCGCACCACCTCGTGACTGGCCAGCAGAATCGCCCCGGCGCAGAGTGCCACCCCAGAACCGCGGAAACCACAGCAGCGTCGCGATCAGGACGGCGCCGATGGTGACACCGACCGCGATGGCGGCCGGCAGGTTCCGTCCGGCGCGAGACTTCTTCTTGCCCGGTTTCTTTCCGGTCTCGGCCGGCGGCTTCTGTTCGGCCGGCGACGCCGACTCGCCCGGCAGCGTCTCGACCGGCTCCTCGGACGGGCTGCCGGCTTCGGCGTCGGTGGTGGCCACGGACTTCAATGGACTCGGCTGCTGT
The nucleotide sequence above comes from Mycobacterium kiyosense. Encoded proteins:
- the mpt53 gene encoding soluble secreted antigen MPT53 encodes the protein MIRRLLRPVKLPVAALVALILLTGVVSAPRALAADDRLNFTGTTLSGAPFDGASLQGKPAVLWFWTPFCPFCNAEAPALAQVAAAHPAVSFVGIAAHSDVGQMQGFVSKYGLNFTNLNDADGAIWARYGVPWQPAWVFYRPDGSSTFVNNTTSAMSQQELSGRVAALTS
- the mpb70 gene encoding immunogenic protein MPB70, translating into MAVAPTAAAGDLVGPGCANYAAMNPSGPASVQGMSGVPVTEAAANNPMLTMLTAALSGQLNPQVNLVDTLNSGQYTVFAPTDAAFNKLPPATVDQLKTDSGLLTSILTYHVVPGQTSPNMVAGTHKTLQGANLTVTGQGNNIRVNNAGLVCGGVTTANATVYMIDTVLMPPS
- a CDS encoding hypothetical protein (frameshifted, deletion at around 4061278) gives rise to the protein MTLVVGALAVGVATASSALLGRLRRVLPFVNRVGGGLLVVVGLYVGYYGLYEVRLFTANGNPDDAVIAAAGRVQGQLAGWVHQHGAWPWLAGVVLVAVGALAAVRYRRHRRDTIPLADDTTMVSS
- the cdsA gene encoding phosphatidate cytidylyltransferase (frameshifted, insertion at around 4064244); this translates as MALCAGAILLASHEVVRRLREAGYLIPVIPLLVGGQVTVWLTWPYGAEGAAAGFGGVVVVCMIWRLFMQDNREADNVEGAPPPSNYLRDVSATVFLCAWVPLFGSFAAMLVYDPQHGPARVFCMMIAVVCSDTGGYAIGALFGKHPMVPKISPKKSWEGFAGSLVFGITATILTATFLAGQPPWVGALLGLLFVLTTTLGDLIESQVKRDLGIKDMGRLLPGHGGLMDRLDGILPSSVAAWAVLTLLP
- the rlmN gene encoding putative dual-specificity RNA methyltransferase RlmN; translation: MVQQLVFEEPPRRGSIRRPPRHLADLDAAGRAAAVAELGLPAFRAKQLANQYFGRLIADPRQMTDLPAAVREQVATSIFPTLLTPVREVTCDAGETRKTLWRCVDGATVESVLMRYPQRNTVCISSQAGCGMACPFCATGQGGLTRNLSTAEILEQVRAAAVALRDGFGPDPQRLSNVVFMGMGEPLANYARVVAAVRGIIQAPPSGFGISARSVTVSTVGLAPAIRKLADERLGVTLALSLHTPDDELRDTLVPVNNRWKVSEVLDAARYYAEVTGRRVSIEYALIRDVNDQPWRADLLGKRLHRALGPLVHVNLIPLNPTPGSQWDASPKPVEREFVKRVRAQGVSCTVRDTRGREISAACGQLAAEG
- the dipZ gene encoding protein DipZ (possible pseudo due to internal stop codon), whose translation is MWTLALVGFLGGVVTGISPCILPVLPVILLSGANRTVAEPESGSGVTVTTRPTRSETLRPYRVIGGLVLSFSVVTLIGSALLSALHLPQDAIRWVALAALVAIGLGLIFPRFEQVLEKPFARLPQRQISLRGNGFGLGLALGVLYVPCAGPVLAAIVVAGATAHIGAPTVVLTAAFALGNALPLLFFALAGQRIAQRVNAFRRRQREIRVVAGIVALLLAVALVFDLPAALQRAIPDYTGSLQRSVGDSTALRDGLGHRPRDPNARLSGCSNVDTRLQDCGPAPDLKGITGWLNTPGGAPVTLSSLRGKVVLVDFWAYSCINCQRAIPHVVGWYEAYRDDGLVVIGVHTPEYAFEKVPQNVAKGAADLGIKYPVALDNSFSTWTNYQNMYWPAEYLIDADGTVRHVKFGEGEYDVTERLIRQLLADAKPGVALPPPVDAPDLTPTGLLTSETYFAVGKADNYGGGGHYDEGSATFEYPPTLAPDRFALRGRWTLDHQGATADGDDSAIKLNYHAKNVFVVVGGTGTLTVTRDGTSTTMPVSGPPNNRQIVADDQQTSATVEVRPSKGLQVFSFTFG
- a CDS encoding hypothetical protein (frameshifted, deletion at around 4061278), giving the protein MNQSLIGLAFAAGLVAAVNPCGFAMLPAYLVLVVRGAGATRTPLVAVGRALAATLGMALGFVTVFGVFGALTISAAATVQRYLPYATVLVGVVLIGLGGWLLAGRELVSVRPLGPRWAPTMRLGSMYGYGISYALASLSCTVGPFLAVTGAALRTGSALAGAAVYAAYVGV